From a single Oreochromis niloticus isolate F11D_XX linkage group LG3, O_niloticus_UMD_NMBU, whole genome shotgun sequence genomic region:
- the LOC102080154 gene encoding uncharacterized protein LOC102080154, which produces MICRILLLIILTSCVSGSFIVNVTQTSYQAEENHNITLEWTFTTKPDPKYIFINCDQKSSGKVHEIFSNKIQYHIRDVVEVSVSQDERFLGRVQSDKDALREGRIKLQLSRLRTEDSGMYTCRVKTDYGSGSASSELEVTKSFVVNVTQTFYRAEENHNITLEWTFTTTPYISWSYLFIQCFQMTDSEISDLYHFYDGVELSVSKKFSGRVQSDRDAIREGRIRLQLSTLRTNDSGLYNCTVRVDKGSGFAGCRLSVIPIVENPQTPQPSLIPPQESKDRSGRVGLGMGISSSVLVVCAALCFILRNNKKRKNLMLNVSETQLICTNMKPSRGQTFYQELVELQINT; this is translated from the exons ATGATCTGCAGGATcctgctgctcatcatcctcacctCATGTGTCTCTG gaTCATTTATAGTAAATGTGACACAGACCTCCTATCAGGCAGAGGAGaaccacaacatcacactggagtGGACGTTCACAACCAAACCTGACCccaaatacatttttatcaaCTGTGACCAGAAAAGTAGTGGCAAAGTCCATGAAATTTTCAGTAACAAAATCCAGTATCATATACGTGATGTTGTTGAGGTGTCAGTGTCTcaagatgaaaggtttttaggACGCGTCCAGAGTGACAAAGATGCCCTCAGAGAAGGACGAATTAAACTTCAACTGTCCAGACTCAGGACTGAGGACTCGGGCATGTACACGTGTCGTGTGAAAACAGATTATGGATCTGGCTCTGCCAGCAGTGAACTCGAGGTCACTA AATCATTTGTAGTGAATGTGACACAGACCTTCTATCGGGCAGAGGAGaaccacaacatcacactggagtGGACGTTCACCACCACACCTTACATCTCCTGGAGCTACCTTTTTATTCAATGTTTTCAAATGACTGATAGCGAAATCTCAGACTTGTATCATTTCTATGATGGTGTTGAGTTATCAGTGTCGAAAAAGTTTTCAGGACGAGTCCAGAGTGACAGAGATGCCATCAGAGAAGGACGAATCAGACTTCAACTGTCCACACTCAGGACTAATGACTCTGGTCTGTACAACTGTACAGTGAGGGTAGATAAGGGCTCTGGTTTTGCGGGTTGCAGACTCAGTGTTATTC CCATTGTTGAAAATCCTCAAACTCCACAACCATCTTTAATTCCACCTCAAGAGAGTAAAGACAGGTCTGGTCGTGTTGGACTGGGAATGGGAATATCATCGTCTGTATTGGTTGTTTGTGctgctctttgttttattttgagaaacaacaaaaagagaaaaaacctgatgtTAAATGTCTCAGAGACACAACTGATCTGCACTAACATGAAACCTTCTAGAGGACAAACTTTCTATCAAGAGTTAGTCGAACTTCAAATAAATACCTGA